Proteins encoded in a region of the Clostridium butyricum genome:
- a CDS encoding glycoside hydrolase family 13 protein, with protein sequence MKKVWWKEAIGYQIYPRSFKDSNGDGIGDLKGIISKLDYLKDLGIDVIWICPMYKSPNDDNGYDISDYQDITEEFGTMEDFDELLREVHQRGMKLIIDLVVNHTSDEHKWFIESKSSKDNPKRDWYIWKEGKNGAEPNNWESIFKGSAWEKDDITEEYYLHLFTKKQPDLNWENPEVRKAIFEMINWWLDKGIDGFRVDAISHIKKDQTFEDLPNPDKKDYVESFDKHMNYKGIHMFLNELKQETFSKYDIMTVGEANGVKAEVDAELWVGEENGSFNMVFQFEHLDLWESDDSDGISKIIKLKKALSKWQDSLYGIGWNALFVENHDISRVISTLGNDDKYRSECAKAFALMYFMQQGTPFIYQGQEIGMTNVKFHSIKDYDDVKSINIYNELVESGESEENALEHVWSISRDNARTPMQWSSSKYAGFSDNKPWIGLNENYLEINVEDELKDDNSILNFYKNLIKIKKSNEALIYGKYELILEEHEQIYAYMRVENEEKYLVLCNLSNDYVNYCYDELQLDSDNLLISNYKVDKHSQSHSFELKPWECRLYKINN encoded by the coding sequence ATGAAAAAAGTTTGGTGGAAAGAAGCTATAGGGTATCAAATTTATCCAAGAAGTTTTAAAGACTCTAACGGTGATGGAATTGGAGATTTAAAAGGAATAATATCTAAGCTTGATTATTTAAAGGATTTAGGAATAGATGTTATATGGATTTGTCCAATGTATAAATCACCAAATGATGATAATGGATATGATATTAGTGATTATCAAGATATAACAGAAGAATTTGGAACAATGGAAGATTTTGATGAATTACTAAGAGAAGTTCATCAAAGAGGTATGAAATTAATAATTGATTTAGTTGTAAATCATACAAGTGATGAACATAAGTGGTTTATTGAATCTAAATCATCAAAAGATAATCCTAAAAGAGACTGGTATATTTGGAAAGAAGGTAAGAATGGTGCAGAGCCAAATAACTGGGAAAGCATCTTTAAAGGTTCAGCGTGGGAAAAAGATGACATTACAGAAGAATACTACCTTCACTTGTTTACTAAAAAACAGCCAGATTTAAACTGGGAGAATCCTGAAGTTAGAAAAGCTATCTTTGAGATGATAAACTGGTGGCTAGATAAAGGAATTGATGGATTTAGAGTAGATGCCATAAGTCATATTAAGAAAGATCAAACATTTGAAGATCTTCCTAATCCTGATAAAAAGGACTATGTGGAATCTTTTGATAAGCATATGAATTATAAAGGAATACATATGTTTTTAAATGAATTAAAACAAGAGACTTTTTCAAAGTATGATATTATGACCGTTGGAGAAGCTAATGGAGTGAAAGCGGAAGTAGATGCAGAACTTTGGGTTGGTGAAGAAAATGGAAGCTTTAATATGGTATTTCAGTTTGAACATCTTGATTTATGGGAATCGGACGATAGTGATGGAATATCTAAGATAATAAAACTTAAAAAAGCTTTAAGTAAATGGCAGGATAGTTTATATGGAATAGGGTGGAATGCTCTGTTTGTAGAAAATCATGATATATCACGTGTTATATCAACACTTGGAAATGATGACAAATATAGATCAGAGTGTGCGAAAGCCTTTGCATTAATGTATTTTATGCAACAAGGGACACCATTTATATATCAAGGTCAAGAAATTGGAATGACTAATGTTAAATTCCATTCTATAAAAGATTATGATGATGTTAAGAGTATAAACATATATAATGAGTTGGTTGAAAGTGGTGAAAGTGAAGAAAATGCACTAGAACATGTATGGAGTATTTCAAGAGATAATGCACGTACACCTATGCAATGGAGCAGTTCAAAGTATGCAGGTTTTTCAGATAATAAACCATGGATTGGTTTAAATGAAAATTATTTAGAAATTAATGTAGAAGATGAATTGAAAGATGATAATTCTATATTGAATTTCTATAAAAATTTAATAAAAATCAAGAAATCAAATGAAGCGTTAATATACGGTAAATATGAGTTGATCTTAGAAGAACATGAACAAATATATGCGTATATGAGAGTTGAAAATGAGGAAAAGTACCTTGTATTATGTAATTTATCAAATGACTATGTGAATTATTGCTATGATGAATTACAACTCGATTCAGATAACTTATTGATTTCAAATTATAAAGTAGATAAACATTCTCAAAGTCATAGTTTTGAATTGAAGCCATGGGAATGTAGATTATATAAAATAAACAATTAG
- the ilvB gene encoding biosynthetic-type acetolactate synthase large subunit, producing MLLTGAEILIKSLIDENVETIFGYPGGAVLNIYDEIYKYKDTLHHVLTCHEQGAAHAADGYARATGKVGVCIATSGPGATNLVTGIATAYMDSVPMVAITGNVTTPLLGKDSFQEVDIKGITMPITKHNYIVSDVNELQDIIKEAFYIAKSGRPGPVLIDIPKDITANKAEYKKIIPKEITRSTERIKDSDIEQVVSLINECKRPFIYAGGGIGISGATEELVVFAEKINAPVSTTLMANSEFPNDHELYTGMIGMHGTKASNIAATKCDLLITLGARFSDRVISNQNHIKNAKIIHIDVDPAEINKNIKVDAAIIGDVKVVLEKLIQLVDNKKNQEWLDKIEGLKILNKQINCDCTSPELLFKKLNDLNKEGNFVISTEVGQHQMWTAQNFKFKNHRTFITSGGLGTMGYGLGAAIGAQVGRPDRQVINIAGDGSFGMNCNEFVTAVKNKLPLVEIIMNNNCLGMVRQWQNLFYGERYSETTLDRPTDYVKLAEAFGGKGFRITKADEIEYVLKEALDYCDGPVLIDYVIDSDKKVFPMVAPGAPIDEIMTEE from the coding sequence ATGTTATTGACGGGGGCTGAAATACTAATAAAGTCTTTAATTGATGAAAATGTAGAGACGATATTTGGATATCCAGGTGGGGCTGTACTTAATATTTATGATGAAATTTATAAATATAAGGATACGCTTCATCATGTTTTAACTTGTCATGAACAAGGAGCAGCGCATGCAGCAGATGGCTATGCTAGGGCAACAGGAAAAGTAGGTGTATGTATTGCAACTTCAGGACCAGGTGCAACAAATCTGGTAACTGGTATTGCAACAGCGTATATGGATTCTGTTCCTATGGTAGCTATAACGGGGAATGTTACAACACCACTTCTTGGAAAAGACAGCTTTCAGGAAGTTGATATAAAAGGAATTACTATGCCTATAACAAAGCACAATTACATTGTAAGTGATGTAAATGAGCTTCAAGATATAATAAAAGAAGCATTTTATATAGCAAAGTCAGGAAGACCGGGACCTGTACTAATAGATATTCCAAAAGATATAACTGCTAATAAAGCAGAATATAAAAAGATTATTCCAAAAGAAATTACAAGAAGTACTGAAAGAATTAAGGATTCTGATATTGAACAGGTTGTAAGTTTAATTAATGAATGTAAGAGACCTTTTATTTATGCAGGTGGAGGAATAGGAATATCTGGAGCTACAGAAGAGCTTGTTGTATTTGCTGAAAAGATAAATGCACCGGTTTCAACAACTTTGATGGCTAACTCTGAATTTCCTAATGATCATGAATTATATACTGGTATGATAGGAATGCATGGAACAAAAGCATCTAATATTGCAGCAACAAAATGTGATTTATTAATAACTTTAGGAGCAAGATTTAGTGATAGGGTTATTAGCAATCAAAATCACATTAAGAATGCAAAAATAATTCACATTGATGTAGATCCTGCTGAGATTAATAAAAATATAAAAGTAGATGCAGCTATTATTGGAGATGTAAAAGTAGTATTAGAGAAACTTATACAATTAGTAGATAATAAGAAAAATCAAGAATGGCTTGATAAAATAGAAGGTTTGAAGATTTTAAATAAGCAAATTAATTGTGATTGTACAAGTCCTGAATTATTGTTTAAGAAATTAAATGATTTAAATAAAGAAGGAAATTTTGTTATTTCTACAGAAGTTGGTCAACACCAAATGTGGACAGCTCAAAATTTTAAATTTAAAAATCATAGAACATTTATAACTTCAGGTGGCCTTGGAACAATGGGATATGGACTTGGTGCTGCAATCGGAGCACAAGTAGGTAGACCAGACAGACAAGTTATAAATATAGCTGGTGATGGTAGCTTTGGAATGAACTGCAATGAGTTTGTTACGGCTGTTAAGAATAAACTTCCTTTAGTAGAAATTATAATGAATAACAATTGTCTTGGAATGGTTAGACAATGGCAGAATTTATTTTACGGAGAGAGATATTCAGAAACAACTCTTGATAGACCAACAGATTATGTGAAGCTTGCAGAAGCCTTTGGTGGAAAAGGATTTAGAATAACTAAGGCTGATGAAATTGAATATGTATTGAAAGAAGCTTTAGATTATTGTGATGGTCCTGTATTAATAGATTATGTAATTGATTCAGATAAAAAAGTATTTCCTATGGTAGCACCAGGTGCTCCTATTGATGAAATAATGACTGAAGAATAA
- a CDS encoding LacI family DNA-binding transcriptional regulator: MKVTIKEVAKEANVSTSTVSRVISDSPQISEKTKEKVREVITRLNYKPNAIARSLANKKTRIIGVVLPSEAQDLFFNPFFLKAMQGMSSYAKKKKYYITYAFSDNEKEEVNYIKDFITSNLIAGICLLRLRTDDKSIEYLKRADFPFVVIGRPENPESMLWVDNDNFKSTYNLMNTLIKKGHKDIAFLGAKEELTVTKDRLKGYKVACEMNGLTCADKNIIMKTEFNEEEGFNGALELFDKSNPTAVLVQDDLLAFGLLKALKDKGIENVSVVAFNNTPLAEFQEPPLASVDINASELGYYAAKVLIEYLENNNVDDNHYIVDSKLIERESLR; this comes from the coding sequence ATGAAGGTTACAATTAAAGAGGTTGCTAAAGAAGCTAATGTTTCAACATCTACTGTTTCCAGAGTTATATCTGATAGTCCTCAAATTAGCGAAAAAACAAAGGAAAAAGTAAGAGAAGTTATAACGAGATTAAATTATAAGCCTAATGCAATTGCAAGGAGTCTTGCCAATAAAAAGACAAGAATAATTGGTGTAGTTCTACCTAGTGAAGCTCAGGATTTGTTTTTCAATCCATTTTTCCTAAAAGCTATGCAAGGAATGAGTAGTTATGCAAAGAAAAAGAAATATTATATAACTTATGCCTTTAGTGATAATGAAAAAGAAGAAGTAAATTATATAAAAGATTTTATAACTAGCAATTTAATTGCTGGAATCTGCCTTTTAAGACTAAGGACAGATGATAAAAGTATAGAATATTTAAAAAGAGCAGATTTTCCTTTTGTAGTTATAGGGCGCCCTGAAAATCCAGAAAGTATGTTATGGGTTGATAATGATAATTTTAAATCAACATATAATTTGATGAATACTTTAATAAAAAAGGGACATAAAGATATAGCTTTTTTAGGAGCTAAAGAAGAATTAACTGTAACCAAGGATAGATTAAAAGGGTATAAGGTTGCATGTGAAATGAACGGATTGACATGTGCTGATAAAAATATAATTATGAAGACAGAATTCAATGAAGAGGAAGGTTTTAATGGTGCATTAGAATTATTTGATAAAAGTAATCCTACAGCAGTTTTGGTACAGGACGACTTGCTTGCGTTCGGATTACTAAAAGCATTAAAAGATAAAGGTATTGAAAATGTTTCTGTTGTTGCATTTAACAACACACCTTTAGCAGAATTTCAAGAGCCTCCGTTAGCATCAGTTGATATTAACGCATCAGAACTTGGTTATTATGCAGCAAAAGTACTTATAGAATATTTAGAAAATAATAATGTTGATGATAATCACTATATAGTAGATTCAAAATTGATAGAAAGAGAATCATTAAGATAG
- a CDS encoding ABC transporter substrate-binding protein produces the protein MKKKKLLATVLASALACGTLSGCGGTAQTSGSATSADGSGKTVKVFQLKVEINDALQKLAQEYEKEKGVKVEITSVGGGADYGASLKAEFQKGTEPDIFMVAGKGDYEIWKHKIDDLSDQPWISNAVKGTLDTVTIDGKTYGMPAATEGYGLMYNKDILDKAGIDPKTITSFDALKAAFETLDSKKAELGLENVVSYTTKETWVTGNHTFNIPFAAQEDPDKFLDEYVAGKADIVNNKEFNDWMNLVGLLCKYGGGKSLETIDYSNQVGNFALEKTAFIQQGNWVASDLNSLGANFNMGFIPMCLNNDANDKANTSIPVGVPMYWVVNKDSAVNKEAKEFLDWMVESQTGQEALVKDMNMIPAFTNFKAESSNTLNKSITEYNNSGKTLKWAFTNFPDGFTMNDIGPVFSKFLNTDMGDAAKKEMLQNIQDASPKQAK, from the coding sequence ATGAAAAAGAAAAAATTATTAGCAACAGTTTTAGCTTCTGCATTAGCATGTGGAACATTATCAGGATGTGGAGGAACAGCTCAAACTTCAGGTTCAGCAACTTCAGCTGATGGAAGTGGAAAAACAGTGAAGGTATTCCAATTAAAAGTTGAAATTAATGATGCTCTTCAAAAATTAGCTCAAGAATATGAAAAAGAAAAAGGTGTAAAAGTTGAAATTACATCAGTTGGTGGTGGTGCTGACTATGGTGCATCATTAAAGGCAGAATTCCAAAAGGGTACTGAACCAGATATATTTATGGTTGCTGGTAAGGGAGATTATGAAATTTGGAAACATAAAATTGATGATTTAAGTGATCAGCCTTGGATAAGCAATGCAGTAAAAGGCACACTTGATACAGTAACTATAGATGGTAAAACTTATGGTATGCCAGCTGCAACTGAAGGATATGGATTAATGTATAACAAAGATATTTTAGATAAAGCTGGTATCGATCCCAAAACTATAACTTCATTTGATGCATTGAAAGCAGCATTTGAAACTTTAGATAGTAAGAAAGCTGAATTAGGTCTTGAAAATGTTGTTTCTTATACAACAAAGGAAACTTGGGTTACAGGAAATCATACATTTAATATTCCATTTGCAGCTCAAGAGGATCCAGATAAATTCTTAGATGAATATGTTGCAGGAAAAGCTGATATTGTTAATAATAAAGAATTCAATGATTGGATGAATTTAGTAGGGCTATTATGCAAATACGGCGGAGGTAAGAGCCTTGAAACTATAGATTATAGTAACCAAGTTGGTAATTTTGCATTAGAAAAAACTGCATTTATTCAACAAGGTAACTGGGTTGCTTCTGATTTAAATTCATTAGGTGCTAACTTTAATATGGGATTCATTCCAATGTGTTTAAATAATGATGCTAATGATAAGGCTAACACATCAATTCCAGTTGGAGTTCCAATGTATTGGGTAGTTAATAAGGATTCAGCAGTTAATAAGGAAGCAAAAGAATTCTTAGATTGGATGGTTGAAAGCCAAACTGGTCAAGAAGCTTTAGTAAAAGATATGAATATGATTCCAGCGTTTACTAATTTCAAAGCTGAAAGTTCAAATACTTTAAATAAATCAATTACTGAATACAACAATTCTGGTAAGACATTAAAATGGGCATTCACTAATTTCCCAGATGGATTTACTATGAATGATATAGGACCTGTATTCTCTAAATTCTTAAATACAGATATGGGTGATGCAGCTAAGAAAGAAATGTTACAAAATATTCAAGATGCATCTCCAAAACAAGCTAAATAA
- a CDS encoding GIY-YIG nuclease family protein, with translation MNYVYIVECSDGTLYTGWTNNLDKRIEQHCNGTGAKYTRGRGPVRLVYHEEFNDKRDAMRREYEIKKYSRINKLKLIENMQKCDKK, from the coding sequence ATGAATTACGTATATATTGTAGAATGTTCAGATGGAACATTGTATACAGGATGGACAAATAACTTAGATAAACGTATAGAACAGCATTGCAATGGAACAGGAGCAAAATATACGAGAGGAAGAGGCCCGGTAAGATTGGTATATCATGAAGAATTTAATGATAAGCGTGATGCTATGAGAAGAGAATATGAAATAAAAAAATATTCGAGAATTAATAAATTAAAGTTAATTGAGAACATGCAAAAATGTGATAAAAAATAA
- the malQ gene encoding 4-alpha-glucanotransferase, protein MERNSGIIMHIASLPGKYGIGTLGEEAYKFADFLEKSGQKYWQILPLGPTSFGDSPYQSFSAFAGNPYFIDFDVLNKKGLLNLEEYENINFGENNEEIDYALIFTEKMKVLRVAFNKFATNISEESEIKNKFNEFKNKNSFWLEDYALYMSVKEEFDLKSWQQWDEDIKLRKPEAVALYKEKLKDEIEFWNFIQYEFFEEWNKLKEYVNELGIEIIGDIPIYVSEDSADVWSNPDAFLIDKETLKPKKVAGCPPDIFSATGQLWGNPIYDWQYMHETEYKWWIDRVRESLKIYDWLRIDHFKGFESYYSIPYGEPTAKNGKWVKGPGMEIFDAIRKSLGEVNIIAEDLGTLTEETIKLRDDNKFPGMKILTFAFDSGSDNPFLPHNYEKNFIAYTGTHDNDTVRGWIEKTAPKEQVEKAIQYLNLNEEEGYNWGFIRGIWSSVANVSIAQMQDFLNLGNEARINMPSTLGCNWKWRAKGEAFTDALAKRIYSLTEIYGRCTKKEEIKTGEDNIEENIEAV, encoded by the coding sequence ATGGAAAGAAACAGTGGTATCATTATGCATATTGCATCATTACCAGGAAAATATGGAATAGGAACTTTAGGTGAGGAGGCATATAAGTTTGCAGACTTTCTAGAAAAGTCTGGACAAAAATATTGGCAAATACTACCTTTAGGACCAACAAGTTTTGGTGATTCGCCTTACCAATCATTTTCAGCATTTGCTGGTAATCCATATTTTATAGATTTTGATGTTTTAAATAAAAAGGGCTTATTAAACTTAGAGGAATATGAAAATATAAATTTTGGAGAAAATAATGAAGAAATAGATTATGCATTAATCTTTACAGAGAAGATGAAGGTTTTAAGAGTAGCATTTAATAAGTTTGCTACAAATATAAGTGAAGAATCTGAAATAAAAAATAAGTTTAATGAATTTAAAAATAAAAATTCATTTTGGCTTGAGGATTATGCGTTGTATATGTCAGTTAAAGAAGAATTTGATTTAAAGAGCTGGCAACAATGGGATGAAGATATAAAGTTAAGAAAACCAGAGGCGGTTGCTCTATATAAAGAAAAATTAAAAGATGAAATTGAATTTTGGAATTTTATTCAATATGAATTTTTTGAAGAGTGGAACAAGTTAAAAGAATATGTAAATGAACTTGGTATAGAGATAATAGGAGATATTCCAATATATGTTTCTGAAGACAGTGCTGATGTATGGAGTAATCCAGATGCATTTTTAATTGATAAGGAAACATTAAAACCTAAAAAAGTTGCAGGATGTCCACCAGATATATTTTCAGCTACAGGTCAGTTATGGGGAAATCCTATATACGATTGGCAATATATGCACGAAACTGAGTATAAGTGGTGGATAGATAGAGTAAGAGAAAGTTTGAAAATATATGACTGGTTAAGAATTGATCATTTTAAGGGATTTGAATCATATTATTCTATTCCATATGGTGAGCCTACAGCTAAAAATGGTAAATGGGTAAAGGGACCTGGAATGGAAATTTTCGATGCTATAAGAAAGTCTCTTGGAGAAGTTAATATAATTGCTGAAGATTTAGGAACATTAACCGAGGAAACAATAAAATTAAGAGATGACAATAAATTTCCTGGAATGAAAATACTGACTTTTGCATTTGATTCTGGTAGCGATAATCCATTTTTACCTCATAATTATGAAAAGAATTTTATTGCATATACTGGAACTCATGATAATGATACAGTAAGAGGATGGATTGAAAAAACTGCACCTAAAGAACAAGTTGAAAAAGCAATACAGTATTTGAATTTAAATGAAGAAGAAGGATATAACTGGGGATTTATACGTGGAATATGGAGTAGTGTAGCTAATGTTTCAATAGCACAAATGCAAGATTTCTTAAATTTAGGTAATGAAGCAAGAATTAATATGCCTTCTACTTTAGGATGCAATTGGAAATGGAGAGCTAAAGGTGAAGCATTTACTGATGCTTTAGCAAAACGTATATACAGTTTGACTGAGATATATGGAAGATGTACAAAAAAAGAAGAAATTAAAACTGGTGAGGATAATATAGAAGAAAATATCGAAGCAGTTTAA
- a CDS encoding carbohydrate ABC transporter permease yields the protein MAEVKISEPAEVNVKASKKLKTLDSYTTKSKVLEGFSWLLLILYMTPFYLMFINSFKTRREIFANTTGLPSAWNFKNYADAMDRMGITSAFTNSIIITVGSVLLILLFSSMAAWVLVRDKSTKSKIVFYIFTAGMIVPFQAVMLPLVKWMGKINFGGFNMLGTHYGLMFMYLGFGASMSIFLYHGFIKGIPEEIEEAAIIDGCSKWQVYTKIVLPLLKPTTVTVAVLNSIWIWNDFLLPFLTINGKLNTIPLAMNNFFGAFSKQWELAMAALILAIIPIVIFYFFVQKQIIAGIVQGSIK from the coding sequence ATGGCAGAAGTTAAAATTTCAGAACCAGCAGAAGTAAATGTAAAAGCATCAAAAAAATTAAAGACTCTGGATAGCTATACTACCAAATCTAAAGTACTAGAAGGATTTTCGTGGCTTTTACTAATACTTTATATGACACCATTTTACTTGATGTTTATAAATTCTTTTAAAACAAGAAGAGAAATTTTTGCAAATACAACAGGTTTACCAAGTGCATGGAATTTTAAAAACTATGCAGACGCTATGGATAGAATGGGAATAACATCTGCGTTTACAAATTCAATAATAATTACTGTTGGATCAGTATTGTTGATATTACTCTTTTCATCAATGGCAGCATGGGTTTTAGTTCGTGATAAATCTACTAAGAGCAAAATTGTTTTTTATATTTTTACAGCAGGTATGATTGTACCATTCCAAGCTGTTATGTTACCACTTGTAAAATGGATGGGTAAAATTAATTTTGGTGGATTCAATATGTTAGGAACACACTATGGATTAATGTTTATGTATCTAGGCTTTGGAGCAAGTATGAGTATATTCCTATATCATGGATTCATAAAGGGTATACCTGAAGAAATTGAAGAAGCAGCAATAATTGATGGATGTAGTAAATGGCAAGTATATACTAAAATAGTATTACCATTATTAAAGCCAACAACAGTTACTGTTGCAGTACTAAATAGTATTTGGATATGGAATGACTTTTTACTACCTTTCTTAACAATAAACGGTAAGTTAAATACAATTCCACTTGCTATGAACAACTTCTTTGGTGCATTTTCTAAACAATGGGAACTTGCAATGGCAGCATTAATTTTAGCTATCATTCCAATCGTTATTTTCTATTTCTTTGTTCAAAAGCAAATTATTGCAGGTATTGTTCAAGGTTCTATAAAATAA
- a CDS encoding carbohydrate ABC transporter permease: MSKRSKDNRDFWMFVGPCLFALFMVVVIPFFMGIYYTFTNWNGANPAYDFVGFSNYLYIFKDAQFIYSFKITLIYTFASVITINVIGFTLAYIVTRNLKTKNFLRTGFFMPNLIGGLILGFIWQFMFNSVFTGIGQKLGSSILSTSMLQEPSTAVLAMLIVSTWQYAGYIMVIYVSALENVPNDLIEAAHIDGANGIQTFKHITIPMVRQGITICLFLTLANSFKMFDLNFSLSPAKATEMMALNIYKEAFVVNNLGIGQAKAVIFFILVTTISLTQVYFNKKKEVEA, encoded by the coding sequence ATGAGTAAGAGAAGCAAAGACAATAGAGATTTCTGGATGTTTGTTGGCCCTTGTTTATTTGCTCTTTTTATGGTTGTAGTAATACCGTTTTTCATGGGAATTTACTATACATTTACTAACTGGAATGGAGCAAATCCAGCATATGATTTCGTAGGATTCAGTAATTACTTATATATATTCAAAGATGCTCAGTTTATTTATTCATTTAAAATAACACTTATATATACATTTGCAAGTGTAATTACAATAAATGTTATAGGATTTACTTTAGCATATATAGTGACAAGAAATCTAAAAACAAAGAATTTTTTAAGAACTGGTTTCTTTATGCCAAACTTAATCGGTGGATTAATTTTAGGATTTATATGGCAGTTCATGTTTAATTCAGTATTTACAGGAATCGGTCAAAAGCTTGGAAGTAGTATTCTTTCAACATCAATGCTACAAGAACCAAGTACAGCTGTACTTGCAATGCTTATAGTATCAACTTGGCAGTATGCAGGATATATAATGGTTATTTATGTATCAGCATTAGAAAATGTACCAAATGATTTAATAGAAGCCGCACATATTGATGGAGCGAATGGAATTCAAACATTCAAACATATAACAATTCCAATGGTTAGACAAGGTATAACAATATGTTTATTCTTAACACTTGCAAATTCTTTCAAAATGTTTGACTTAAACTTCTCATTAAGTCCTGCTAAAGCAACAGAAATGATGGCATTAAACATTTATAAAGAAGCATTTGTAGTTAATAATCTAGGTATCGGTCAAGCAAAGGCAGTTATATTCTTTATTTTAGTAACAACAATTTCTTTAACTCAGGTTTACTTTAACAAGAAAAAGGAGGTAGAAGCATAA